The genomic window tttgtaactaaatattgtaatattgtattgtaaatatttaaaaggtACGGCCGTAAGCTCCAGCAATAATACTTAGTTAAGTCGACTAACCAAGTCGAGAAAATAAACTTTAACAAACAAGGTGacaaagataaataaatacaagaagttcctcgactatcagataccaGTTACTAGTCTAGTGGAAGTGCCAACAAGGAAGTTTAACATtctttttggcatatcgatagaaattggcaattttttaaaaattattttgtgtGTCAACACTTTAGATTTGTAGGCGTGCCCAAAGTGTAAAATTAACAAACTGAGAACCTGTCAAAAATGTGGGAGTGtcagtattgggcggtttgtcgGCATTCGAGTTGGTAAGAAGAAAAGCAATTCAGTAAACAAAACTTCTAAGCTCGTTGCAAAAGGGTGGGCATGACATATTTTGACGTTTTTGGGGTGGCAATGGCGTAATGGATACTTTAAAGGTATTCCTCATCGATTtacctttttttaattaaaataaataattcatattaaaccacctatgtatgtatattattcGATTTGATTTCGAAATAAGTATACTATCGCTTCGGAAGGCTTATAATGTTatctaaaaattttaatattttcgaTTTAATACAACATCAATTTTTGTAGTTTTGGAAAAGTTGGAGAAACATACATTCAAGTACATTTCTACCTTAAAGTCAATATActattaattgttttttaatgcTTTATTTGCTGCTaagaataaattattttaataatattttaacaggtatataacaaatatgtaatttcAAGGTGGGTtgtattttcgatttttcgttttttaaacTCAGTTTTAGTTATCaattatgtatatacttttttaattCTTTCTTCTCTCTTACTGTCTCATAATTGGTTTTCTCGCAGTTGACGCTTATTCCGGCAATGGTTGGCTAATTTTTTatagttacttttaaaaatggtttattttcTGGTTTATTGTGCTAATGCAATCTTTCTCTATTCAAATAACCTACATGTCTATCATACGACACCGTATGCaattaaagaatattttattataatattgaACTGTtgacattatttttttttttaattttaaaccaGCGTAACAATGTGTTTTCTTGATTTTTGTTGAACTATTTAATGTTCAAATTTCACAATTCAATCGTATTATATACATcttcaaaaattaaatgattttctcttcattaattttaaattttgacaGTTGTCTACCTTGCAAAAATATATCGATAGACATATCCAACTTTCTTAtcgtttaaatttattatttaacacCTGTACccaatttgtttaaaattttaggatcgtacaaacaaacaacatttttaaaatttgtaaaatgtttttttttgaagaaatacaatttttagcGAACTAGAATATTAACAAACTGAATGTAAATTCCTTAATTTAAAGAAAGAACCAAATacatttgattaaatatttaatataagtATTCGCGCATAAGTATTTACTTAACGCTTTTTTAAACCattattacaaatttttactttttttaaactttattaGGATTGAAATATGATTAAGAAATTGATTAGTTTCTCAAGATTGAGAATGACACTCaggaaaatacattttaaataatttgaaagAAAGAACTCGAAAATTGTATTTGGTCATGTTTTTGAATGGTTTGTCCTTAATGccttaataaaataaagtgaTGGACAACAgtattttttaactttaaagACTTTTCCATCGAAAAGTGGTACTTCTTTGTGGTACCTCCGTTTTTTAACAGGATTTTTTGAACGAATTTACaattgtttataatatttgtataatattaATGTCCCTAAAaaacatgtatatatatgttttctaaggacaaaatatatatatatataagtacgTATAAAACTATTGCTCTTATCAAAACAAATACTTCATTATATTTGTATAGCTATTTTGTAAAGGtaaaatttttgtaaacaataaacattaatttgtgcagatttaaattattttcgtCTTTATACATTAATTTGGTATGATTATGATATTGCTATAAAAGCAACTTTAAATAAACTAATGTATGTACATCCATTAATGTACGGTGTTCTCCGATGTAGTCACTGGTGTTAATTATATGTTATTAAGGAATTCGTATTAAAGTTACTCAGGTTTTAAGCGATGCCATTGTACTACAGTTTGTCTGGGCTTTGAGATCATGTCTTGCCAATGTTTAGTTTCCGATGCTCCAGAACCGTTTTTCCCTAGTAATtgcatacaaaaatattgatttaagTAAAGAATCGTTACAATTGAGCTGTagatatttcattttcatttttaccAGCTAATAATATTCGTCCTATTAACTCGTTCCTTCCAATGTTATCAAAATCCATCACCATAACATCCAAGGAACATTCTCTTATTTTTTCCCATGGTACGTTAAAACTAAACGATTCATTAAATACTGGATTTAATGTACACGTAAATATAggcgtttttcttttttctacCCTTTTATCTCCAAACTGAAGCCAAACCTTTACGTAAGGATCTATAAGTAAAAGAATATAACATTGGCATTTTTGGTGGAAAGTCTTTAAACAAATCAACAAACACATTGGTGTTAAGCTTAAATCACTAAGTCACATTTTGGCTGAACAACAAAATCTGCAGTAATTGTCCAATCATAATGAATCAAAACGTAATTTAATAGCGCAGTGAATCTGGCCATGTGCTGTTCTGTTCTTTTACTCTAAGAGTAACGGATATAGTTATTCCATTCCTTAATTAAGTAAAAACATACGTAacacaaatattaaaaatgatcTTATGTCAAAAACTAGTGCTCTTGCTTACCAGATTTTCCGTTGATATCTTTTGCCTTTAAATTTCTCGCTTTAATTAATGTTAAAGTCAAAATTGAGTTCGACGGGTGATAGCAAAGAGAGGAGAGAAGTTCTCCGCATTTATCCTTTGCAGGGGGCTTTAATGCCTTCCAAAAACTCTGTTTTCCAGCAAAGTCAACCTTATTAAATACACAACATAAACTTTAAGAAATACGTCttagattatttatttacctgACATAAAGGAAGAAATACTTCCCCTATGGAGTCATCTCTTGAGAACCGATCGTAATCAAAAACATGTAAGTGTAAAACCTACACCATTTGGAATTGtccatataaaaatataataatatttaaattgtgattgaaatttcatttaaaacttGAAAATAGTTCAAATTTATAAGTGTACCTTGGATTCTGATACCCTCGCAAAAGATTTAAAATTTCCATCAGAAGATTACAGCGCCTTGAATCACGTTACCGACcgaatttacatatttttagtCAAAATCGCTAGGCGAATCGAAATAGTTATATCAGTCCCTCGTGCTTAAGATCACCAAGTGTTCGattgtttaattataaattgGTAATTAAAAATAGTAATTTTATTCTGTATATAACCCAATAATAACGAAGGGtatatacaaaacaaacaatgtaaattttttgttatagTTTATGGGTTGCTTGAATGGATGCTACATATCGTTTTTCGTCCCAAATCGACCTTTCTTAAATACAACTTGCAATAAAAAGTGATTTAAACTAAAAGACTAGTTTTTTTCGAATTAGTATATCTATATCGATTCGTCTAGGGAGATGGTCTAAAATACATTTACGCTTTAGGGATCTTACAACCCTCATAGAATAATGAACCAAATTTCACTTCAAATAAGAATTTGTATagtaatattataaattattattgcatagtatatacttttatattcGTAACTTTAAAAAATAGTCGTAAAACAGTTCCAAGCATTTGTaaagtataaatatcaaaatttCTCCTCAAGTTTTAAAAACTTGTACTTGTAAATATAAGAATAGATGAATGCAAACttgtaatttaataaacttttaagtccaaatggctgaaaatttcttcttttgcttatAAGAATTCTTAATAGAATCTGTTCTAACTCGTTACTTACACGTGATTGAAGTTTTTGAATGGGAAAACcctcaaaataaaatgtttcgTTCCACCGTGGATTTAGGGTTCgccgttttatttttgtttccaaTCTATGCTTTTTGTCTGGTAATAGCGTTACACGAACATATGGGTCGGAAGTACCGCTCAAATCCTTTGCTGGAAGCTCTTTTCCTTGaagaacttttaaaattaatgttGTATTTTGGAAATCGTACTCCAAGGAGAAATGAATTTGCCCAACATTTTCACTTGGATCGGTACTATCCAAATACATGTCTGTCATTGAGATACTTTTATtctagaaattttaaagaagGTAGGTAATTATTAGTACATCAAACAAATTATCAAAAACCTTCTCTAAtcaccaaaaacaaaaaaaagggaaacaaaAGGATTGAATACAAACGAAcgacaaataataaaagttCTGGAGGCCGTAGATGTGGTGGACATGCGCACACATCCAACCTAGGATGTCGGACGAACTTTAGGTGATATTACAAGTAAGTTAGAGTTGCTTCAGACAACTATGATAGCTCCATCTCCTCCGTGTCAAGCAAACCGATTTTTGATTATAAGGGCCACTAATAAATTGTAActattatttacatttctaaCTATCCCTTCATGAGTTTACCCCTGATCGTCTATTGTTTAAGGGAAAGGTCAAAGTGGAAATTGCCTGGAAAATTAACAAAACACCGCGGTAAACTAGCCCCGCAATCGGTTATCTAATACTGTGAAATAATTGGTAACTTTGAAGGACGGCAATTAAGTAGGCAAGCAGTTCAAACGGCATCTTTCGTGGGGCCTACGCGGTACGGGTATTATCTCTTTTTTGGTTCTTAATATTGTTTACATAGGTTTTTCGTCCTGCAGATCAAAACCGAATGTCCTTGGCGTGATACACTCCCAGCAAGTAGGTCCTTGTAGGTCCTCCAGTATGTACGCATTATTGTCAAAAGCCTCGACCACCTTCGCTTTCAGGACTTTACCTATGTCTCCAATGTCTTCGCCATTTCACCATGGCCCGACTTTGGGTCTAATGTCTACACCCTATCAGCCTGTGCGTCAAACTCTGCGGAATCCACAGCTTCCGTTCAGCATCTTTCATTATATCATTCAGGTTCAGATTCCCGCTGCGCTTGAAGATGGGTCCGTTCTCAACATTGAAATCCGGTAAGTGCTTCTTATTGGTCTCGTCTTCTTGCACTAACTCTAGAAAATCTTCTGCAGCATGTTCGGTCGTCTCAAacgccaaaaaactttgttaGATCCGAGAGGACTTCCTCGACGAATCGGGAAAGGTTATCGGCGACATCGTTCTAGCTTCCCTTGCGATGTTCGATTCTGAAGTGGTATCCTTGCAGCTGGATCGACCATCTGGCGAGTCGTCCCGACAGCTCCTTATGCCGTATACAGAATATGCCGAGGTCGCAGGAAATGCTTGGCGTGAATGGAGAGCTCGTCACTGACTGGAGTGACTGGGGGCGTGTCCCCCTCCGTAACTTTTTCGTAACAGCGGAGCATGTTGCACCGAATGCCCCCACGGAGGAGTCCCATCGGCCCTCGATATTTTTGAGATCAATGCTTGTGTCGCTGTGTTGAAGAGCAAACATTTGCTTGACATGGACGGCATCGATGGCACTATCAGCAAAGCAGTCTAACGCGTCAAACCTTAGCAAGTGCTGGAAGTGTCCACGAGTTGTGGCCCTGCTCAAGGGACCCAAAAAGGATAAATGCGACCCAGCGTCATACCGCGGCATTTGCTTGCTGCCGGTATTTGGCAAAGAGCTTGAAGCCATAATGGTGGATCGGTTGGGAGAAATTCTTTTGGAAGTCTGCAGATGGCAAATAGGATTTTACAAAGAACGTTGTGTGGAGGATATGGCAGAGCTTCTTCTTAGGTTGAAGCGCAGTTATCCGAAGTAGTTTTGGATTTGTTCCAGTAACCAGGGCCTGTCCGCAGTGATCCATCAGAGGACCACACATTTGGAATCTAATGATAAATGTACTGCTCAGACGCCTTGAGTCGTATTGTGCTCTGAGTGCTCTGCTGCTTCTCGTCGAGGGAAATTCCCGATTCGTGCTCGATGAAGAAGAAGCGCAACTGATGTCTATCATTAAAACGTCGGTGTGACCGTTTCCACCAGCAAGACGGTGATAATGCTGCGTATATAATGCGTAGACCTAGAGGTGCGCTAACTCGCACGCCTTCGGTAAGATTCTCTGAAGCAAATATACCATATGTCCCCAGCTGTTAGTAACTTGGCATCACAGTGAGCGAGAGTTTAGGTTTTCTCAGCCATATCGAATCTTTTCGACAGCGAATGACTGGGGTCGTTGAAGCATTGGCGCGTGTGTTTCTAGCTGGGTATTTAGTCTTCGAGCCAGCCGGACCATATATGCTGCACTCATGGTGCCCGGTGCACTATTCAGTGCCTCGGTATGATAGGTAGTTCCTAGGCCTAGGAACTCCTTCTTGAAAGGCGATTCACTGGAGGATTTGCAGCGCGTTCTGTATTTTGACCCATGAAATTTTGGTAATTTCGGTACCACGGGTTAAGTAGGCTTTTCAAGAGTCAGCTACCGAGCATCCAAATTAAATCGATATTTTCTCGATATTAAACCATTGCCCAATGGCAacaattttgtatatttcatCCTCAACCACCGTTTGCTATGCTGGAGACATGGCATAGGGTCGATccttgaaaaatatatatttttcgaCTAGCTCGATTGAATGCTTTTCCACTCTAGGCACTCCTATGCCATCCCGTTCAAAAGTATAAAACCCCTTGTCCATCTCTTTTAGGTCAGCGTAGTACTTAATTTGCGTGGCATACAATTTTGCTGTTTCCTCCATCAACATTGGCACGGATTTTTTACAACCGCTGGTGCTAGTTCAAACCCTCGCCAGAAATCGATCCCAAAGTACGCAGATTTTTCAGACGCCGTTCTTATTACCCAGAAGTAAGGCTGGACCGCGGCACCTAGTGCTTTCACGATAACACTGGCTCCCGTGTGCAAGCCGGTGCGTAGAATCGTCACTTCTGCGAAGGGTCGAGGATCCCCAGAACCGATGCGCTTTGTGGCAGCCGTCGTCGTTTAGATATCCTGATCCTGAAACTGTCCGTCGCTGTTCAAACCTTCCTAGAAACTAGACGCATGCCGCTCACGTGATGTGAAGATTCGATTTCAATCTTTTAAATAGCGTTGCATCCATTCTTCCGCTAGAAAAAATCCTATCTTAGACTTTCCACTATCATGGGAATCCCACGAACATGGGTTCTTGACTCGGCTAACCGTTTGCCGCGCACTCGGGGAACTTCATAGACACCGTTTCAGGTCATCTAAAGCGATAGCACAACAGCCGCCTTACCACGCAGGCCTCCAGGACCCCAGAGTTTCAACATACTTTCGATGCGTTTCCAGGTCTGGCGCGGATCTATGCGTTGACATACATCACCATCTCGGGTCGTCCTGAACCTCTGCGGACCTGCGGTCTTCGGTCCTCCCACTGCTCTCAACAACCGGGGAGTCCAGGACTGGTGACCGATGCCGCTACCTCTACCCCTCTCTGGTTGGTAAGGCTTTGAGCCTGTGCCTGGCGATCCAGGTCCTTTGGCAGCGACCATTGGTTTTTTTGAGTTGGCCTCAATACCTCGATCAGCATCCTCATTATGCCAAGGAAACCGTTTCGGATCTTGTCCCTAAACACATCGCCAACTCCAGACTCCTACGATGCGCCGTAGGTGTCCGCCGATTGGGCAAATGCTGCGTTTACCGCCGATTCCGCTGCTGTGCCGGTTTGGATTTCCAGTTCCTTTGAACCTCTTAATCCTGAGTCTAACTCATTTTCTCGccttttatacccgttactcgcaAAGTataagggtatactagattccttgaaaagtatgtaacaggcaaaaggatgAATCCTTTatcaggatcaaaagccgaatccatctggccatgtccgtccgtctgtccgtatgaacgtcgagatcttaggaaccGTAAAATCTTGAATGTTGACATTAAGTATGCAGCTTCCAGAGACGTAGACGCACAGTTTCCAAATATTTCCaacgcccaccctaacgctcacaaaccgcccaaaactgtcacgcctaaacattacaaaaatgttttgaaattttgtcatttttgtattagactagtcaatttctatcgatttaccaaaaaataCTTTGCCACGCCACTCAAACCACCCAAATCAGATTGGAAACACaaaattttgataaatatGAAATCCAAAGTGGACAAATACTGTTTGCCgttctaaaataaatatcaatgaCATAAAAATCATTACCTTTCTtggtaaaattaatttttttgttattattattatttgctacaaatatatctatttaaaaaattataagtgtattttaaaagattctgttaaatataatataaacttATTTTGAAATATGCATCTAAAAAATCTACGTTACGCATGCCAAAGATTTAAAGAAAAAGCGCTTTCGATTTCCTCGACTAAAAGACAACCGTTTATTTTACTAgtgagaaatttcaacatttttcttGGATAAAGcagaaatggcaaaaaaaaaaaaggaaagtggtaaaggaaaaaaaacaacatttttaaaaagtgtgggagtgACGGCACTGAGCGGTTTCTGGGCGTTTAAGATGtgtatacaaatttttttaagtataaattaaatataaaattaaaaatatatttaaataaaaattgccaTTTCAAatgataaaatgaaaattttcaaaaagtgCGCGTTACAATTTTTGGGCTTGTGAGAGGGGCGTAGAAATCTAATTTTTAACGAactagtatatatatactaggatatatagtatatatatccATTTCTTTACGAGTAtgaagttttttgttttcgacGCCGGTTTAGTGGCCTAAAAACTAGGCCTAAtacaaaaactaattttacACGAGTTGTTTAAAATAAACCACAACTCACTTATTTGTCTACCTAGTTTGTCCATTTTAGCCAAATCAGATCCTAATTGACAACAGTGGACAGGGACCAACATGTCAAGGTTCTAATAGGGCTGGTTGCCCAGGCTTGATTGACGGAACATACATAGAAAGGTATAGGCGGAATGTGGTAgcttaaaatgaaaatacctCAGTTTTACAACTTAGGGGCCGCGTCGATATagtcatgtccgtctgtccacCTGTAgacattgttttttatttaaaactacTTGTCGATACAAATAAgtatatatgaaaaatatttactgtCCTATTTCTATACAGCCTATGAAATGGGAATTTGattgttttcgatttgtaggttcaaaacaaaaaagttaatGTACTTACTGCAGAATCTTTTGTAGTCCCATCTCCAGAATTTGCAACCGAAGAAACGCTTTGTGGTTTTGTTTGAGATGCTCCCGAAACACTTTTAACGTTAAACCAGTTTATAAATTTTGATTCTTTGCCTGAAGGCATACTTGCATACATACCCAATCAAAGGAGTTCTAAGACTTAAAAATCCATTTAGTTTTCGGTTAATATTGTTTTGCAGAGGAGTTGTGATAGCTTGTGTCACCGGCACTTGCGGTTTTGTAGGTGGATTACCGGAGTCCACAATATCCTGAGCAGCCCTGAAAATTcgcattaaaaaaatatattaatggTTTTATGTTTCTGTCCATTTTTTTTACGTTTATGAATTTTCCTATGTAATTACAACGAAAAGCATAAGCTATCGGCTAGCGTTGGTGCTCTTAAATACGCTAACATTTTCAATTCGTGTCTGGCTGTCAAAAAGGGTCTAAGTACGTTTTGCGCGAAATACAGATTTTATGTTACATAGTCTTAGCAGTAGGGTCTAGTGATGGGGAACAAGTTGTGTTTTAGTTGGGCATAAAACTTGTCAATATATACCCGATATTCGAACTtctctaaattattttttgttaactctttcgtatatatacatatatatgaaacaggtagaaggagcctataaagtatatatatttttagagaCGATAactagccgagtcgatctggcaaTGTCTGTCCATCTTAGAAGGCATAGTTGTTGGTATAAAACTACTTAAGTCCCCTTTACCTTTTAATTATGGGACAACCACAGGCCATTTCCCTCTGTCCTCCGTCCGTCTGGTTTGTATGCATATTAGTATGTGGGTTTTGATGCTAACTGCATGAAACTCTCGCAAAAGTCTTCTTTCAATcgcatatttatatatgtcGATACGAAATAGAGCCGACCACAATAGTATATAGCTGGATggattacaaaaaaaaattaattaaaaaacaaatgtacCTTCCTTGTTTTCAATCATATTATTCGGCAAACGTCAGCTTTTCGTCAATATACtattttggttttagtttAATCAAAATTAGATTACTAAAATGATCTGCtaattaatgaaacaaaattgttttttttacttGTTATTCGTAGATTAAACGGGTATACTAAattagttgaaaagtatgtaacaggtagaaggaagcgtttttgaccaaataaagtatatttataaCCAAGTCAATCTGACCATGTCCGGATGTTTGTCCAAATAAACGCTCTGATCTCGAAATCTATAAAAAACTAGAGAGATTTAGCGAGCAGATTACAGATACATAGACGCAGTGTAATATTGTTTATctatgtatttaatttattctttgtCTTTCCAATTTTTATAGGTATGCCGAAAATATCCTAGCCAAGCCAAATTTAACGTCCTTAAATcgtccaaaactgccacgcccgcacttttgaaaaatgttttgatatcaATTCGTTTGGCTGTGCATTGCCCATATATATTATCCACGACAAATTTTCCGCCcagaacatttttaaaaaatgttttgatattttttgatttttgtattagtcttgtaaaatTCTATTGATATAAcaaaaaactttgccaaaaaaaactaCCACGCCTacaatttatgtttatttttttttcatattatGTTCATAtttttagtcttgtaattttttatCGATTTGATAAAAAACAAGCGAGAACGCTATACTCGAGTTTcgcgactatctgatacccgttactcagctagtgaaagtgcgaaggaggctcttcagaactaacatttttttgcggcaaatcgatagaaatttacaacaccaatacaaaaatggaaaaatattaaaacatttttcaaaagtgtgggcgtggcagttttgggcggtttgtgggcgttagagtgggcgtggcagcatgattcgtcaaacttgcgctgcgtctatgtccctggagtctgtatgcttaatctcaactttctagcttttgtagttcctgagatctcgacgttcatacggacagacagacggacggacagacggacatggccaaatcgactcggctattgatcctgatgaagaatatatatactttatatggtcggaaacgcttccttctgcctgttacatacttttcaacgaatctagtatacccttttactttacgagtaacgggtataaaaaaggGGAACTTACGAAAAGGAAATGACGAAGAGCATATAATAGAAGCGCTAAGCTTTTTGGTCGTTTCCGTTTAATTTTG from Drosophila santomea strain STO CAGO 1482 chromosome 4, Prin_Dsan_1.1, whole genome shotgun sequence includes these protein-coding regions:
- the LOC120454823 gene encoding synaptotagmin-7 isoform X1; translation: MASIVLIACLAMLGLIIAIALFLAGGYLWWRHKRSQLQFIEPNEDEESSSYSLRAAQDIVDSGNPPTKPQVPVTQAITTPLQNNINRKLNGFLSLRTPLIGVSGASQTKPQSVSSVANSGDGTTKDSANKSISMTDMYLDSTDPSENVGQIHFSLEYDFQNTTLILKVLQGKELPAKDLSGTSDPYVRVTLLPDKKHRLETKIKRRTLNPRWNETFYFEGFPIQKLQSRVLHLHVFDYDRFSRDDSIGEVFLPLCQVDFAGKQSFWKALKPPAKDKCGELLSSLCYHPSNSILTLTLIKARNLKAKDINGKSDPYVKVWLQFGDKRVEKRKTPIFTCTLNPVFNESFSFNVPWEKIRECSLDVMVMDFDNIGRNELIGRILLAGKNGSGASETKHWQDMISKPRQTVVQWHRLKPE
- the LOC120454823 gene encoding synaptotagmin-C isoform X4; the protein is MASIVLIACLAMLGLIIAIALFLAGGYLWWRHKRSQLQFIEPNEDEESSSYSLRAAQDIVDSGNPPTKPQVPVTQAITTPLQNNINRKLNGFLSLRTPLIGVSGASQTKPQSVSSVANSGDGTTKDSANKSISMTDMYLDSTDPSENVGQIHFSLEYDFQNTTLILKVLQGKELPAKDLSGTSDPYVRVTLLPDKKHRLETKIKRRTLNPRWNETFYFEGFPIQKLQSRGKYFFLYVRLTLLENRVFGRH
- the LOC120454823 gene encoding synaptotagmin-7 isoform X3 — translated: MTDMYLDSTDPSENVGQIHFSLEYDFQNTTLILKVLQGKELPAKDLSGTSDPYVRVTLLPDKKHRLETKIKRRTLNPRWNETFYFEGFPIQKLQSRVLHLHVFDYDRFSRDDSIGEVFLPLCQVDFAGKQSFWKALKPPAKDKCGELLSSLCYHPSNSILTLTLIKARNLKAKDINGKSDPYVKVWLQFGDKRVEKRKTPIFTCTLNPVFNESFSFNVPWEKIRECSLDVMVMDFDNIGRNELIGRILLAGKNGSGASETKHWQDMISKPRQTVVQWHRLKPE
- the LOC120454823 gene encoding synaptotagmin-7 isoform X2; translated protein: MASIVLIACLAMLGLIIAIALFLAGGYLWWRHKRSQLQFIEPNEDEESSSYSLRAAQDIVDSGNPPTKPQVPVTQAITTPLQNNINRKLNGFLSLRTPLIGVSGASQTKPQSVSSVANSGDGTTKDSANKSISMTDMYLDSTDPSENVGQIHFSLEYDFQNTTLILKVLQGKELPAKDLSGTSDPYVRVTLLPDKKHRLETKIKRRTLNPRWNETFYFEGFPIQKLQSRVLHLHVFDYDRFSRDDSIGEVFLPLCQVDFAGKQSFWKALKPPAKDKCGELLSSLCYHPSNSILTLTLIKARNLKAKDINGKSGME